Proteins co-encoded in one uncultured Draconibacterium sp. genomic window:
- the xyl3A gene encoding xylan 1,4-beta-xylosidase — protein MTDLQKKMITNSIKKTILVVAVTLGVFSAWAQQYPYQNPELSSEERAKDLVSRLTLEEKAILMCDQSDAIPRLGIKKFNWWSEALHGYANNDNVTVFPEPIGMAASFNDELLLEIYDAVSDEGRAKYHQWLNAGNENKRFLSLSVWTPNVNIFRDPRWGRGQETYGEDPYLTSRMGVSVVKGLQGPADAKYRKLLACAKHYAVHSGPEWSRHELNLNDISPRELYETYLPAFKALVQDADVRQVMCAYQRLDDEPCCGNTRLLQRILRDEWGYEYMVVSDCGAVTDFFTTHNVSSDAVHAASKAVLAGTDVECVWENYPFMNLPEAVERDLIKEEDIDRSVVRLLTGRFDLGDFDDDAIVPYAQIPPSVLNNEKHRQLALDMARQTMTLLQNKNKVLPLSKKTKKIAVIGPNANDEPMLWGNYNGTPVRTISILEGIKTKISDKKIVYDKACDLVEDKVTESYFNQCSFEGKPGIKARYWNNPERQGEVVTIDQIVNPIKKTTAGQHEFASGVKLEGFSAIYETEFVAKTSEEIVFKGGATGHYELLVNGETISQYDNWRTLASRIPYKVEAGKKYKIEIRYAQLNNWQANIEFNFGKEVDVDYTGLIKKLKDIETVVFVGGLSGNLEGEEMPVSYPGFKGGDRTNIDLPSVQRNCLKALKEAGKKVVFVNCSGSAIALTPETETCDAILQAWYAGESGGQAIADVLFGDYNPSGKLPVTFYKSSDQLNDFEDYSMKGRTYRYMEDALFPFGHGLSYTNFEIGEATLSKSKISADEAIQITIPVANKGAYDGTEIVQVYVRKVNDIEGPIKNLKGFKRLDVEKGKSKAAVIDLPPSSFEFYDWAQRKMTVTPGEYEIFYGNSSDKKDLKTLSVKIN, from the coding sequence CTGAATTAAGTTCTGAGGAACGTGCTAAAGATTTGGTTTCGCGATTAACGCTCGAAGAAAAAGCAATATTGATGTGCGACCAATCGGATGCCATTCCTAGACTCGGAATCAAAAAATTTAACTGGTGGAGCGAAGCTTTGCATGGTTATGCCAACAACGATAATGTAACCGTTTTCCCGGAACCCATTGGAATGGCGGCTTCGTTTAACGACGAATTACTGCTTGAAATTTACGATGCCGTTTCGGACGAAGGACGGGCCAAATACCACCAGTGGCTGAATGCTGGCAATGAAAACAAACGTTTTCTGAGCCTTTCTGTGTGGACTCCAAACGTCAACATATTTCGCGATCCGCGTTGGGGACGTGGACAGGAAACTTATGGCGAAGATCCTTACCTGACTTCCAGAATGGGGGTTTCAGTGGTAAAAGGCTTACAGGGACCGGCCGATGCCAAATACAGAAAGTTACTGGCTTGTGCAAAACACTATGCCGTCCACTCGGGGCCCGAGTGGAGCCGCCACGAGCTAAACCTGAACGACATTAGTCCGCGCGAATTATACGAAACGTATTTACCTGCATTTAAAGCGCTGGTTCAGGACGCTGATGTGCGGCAGGTAATGTGTGCCTATCAGCGCCTCGATGATGAACCTTGTTGCGGAAATACCCGGCTTTTGCAGCGAATTTTACGCGACGAGTGGGGATATGAGTACATGGTCGTTTCTGATTGCGGAGCTGTTACCGATTTTTTCACCACACATAATGTTTCGTCCGATGCGGTACATGCGGCCTCCAAAGCGGTTTTGGCCGGTACTGATGTGGAATGTGTTTGGGAAAATTATCCGTTTATGAATCTTCCCGAAGCTGTTGAACGTGATCTGATTAAAGAAGAAGATATTGATAGAAGCGTGGTGCGTTTGTTAACCGGGCGTTTTGATCTGGGCGATTTCGACGACGATGCTATCGTTCCATACGCTCAAATTCCGCCATCGGTTTTAAACAACGAAAAACATCGCCAACTGGCACTCGACATGGCCCGACAAACCATGACACTTCTTCAGAATAAAAATAAGGTGTTGCCTTTATCAAAGAAGACAAAAAAAATTGCCGTGATTGGCCCCAATGCCAACGACGAACCTATGCTGTGGGGAAATTACAATGGAACACCAGTTCGCACGATTTCAATTCTGGAAGGCATAAAAACCAAAATTTCCGATAAAAAGATTGTGTACGATAAAGCTTGTGATTTGGTAGAAGATAAAGTAACCGAAAGTTATTTTAATCAATGTAGTTTTGAAGGAAAACCGGGTATCAAGGCAAGGTATTGGAACAACCCCGAACGCCAAGGAGAGGTGGTAACAATTGACCAGATTGTAAATCCGATTAAAAAAACTACTGCCGGACAGCACGAATTTGCCTCGGGTGTTAAGCTCGAAGGTTTTTCGGCGATCTACGAAACAGAATTTGTTGCCAAAACAAGCGAAGAAATTGTTTTTAAAGGTGGCGCTACAGGACATTACGAATTGCTGGTAAACGGCGAAACAATTAGCCAATACGACAATTGGAGAACACTTGCTTCGCGAATTCCTTATAAGGTGGAGGCCGGCAAAAAATACAAAATTGAAATTCGTTATGCACAATTAAATAACTGGCAGGCCAATATTGAATTTAACTTCGGAAAAGAAGTGGATGTGGACTATACGGGGCTCATCAAGAAACTAAAGGATATTGAAACTGTGGTGTTTGTTGGAGGTCTTTCCGGAAATCTGGAGGGCGAAGAAATGCCGGTTTCGTACCCTGGTTTTAAAGGTGGCGACCGCACAAATATCGACCTTCCGTCAGTTCAGCGAAACTGTTTGAAGGCTTTAAAAGAAGCCGGCAAAAAAGTAGTTTTTGTAAACTGTTCAGGTTCAGCAATAGCGTTAACGCCCGAAACCGAAACCTGCGATGCCATTTTACAGGCCTGGTATGCCGGTGAATCGGGTGGGCAGGCCATTGCCGATGTGCTTTTTGGCGATTACAACCCTTCTGGAAAATTACCGGTTACTTTCTACAAAAGTTCTGATCAGCTGAACGACTTTGAGGACTACTCGATGAAAGGACGCACTTACCGCTACATGGAAGATGCCTTGTTTCCTTTTGGTCATGGCTTAAGTTATACCAATTTCGAAATTGGTGAAGCCACTCTTAGTAAATCTAAAATCAGTGCCGATGAAGCTATTCAAATAACAATTCCGGTTGCCAATAAGGGAGCTTACGACGGAACAGAAATCGTACAGGTATATGTGCGTAAAGTAAACGATATAGAAGGCCCCATTAAAAACTTAAAAGGCTTTAAGCGTCTGGACGTGGAAAAAGGAAAATCGAAGGCTGCAGTGATTGATTTACCGCCATCCTCTTTCGAATTTTATGATTGGGCACAACGTAAAATGACTGTTACACCGGGAGAGTACGAAATCTTTTATGGCAATAGTTCAGATAAAAAAGATTTGAAAACTTTGAGTGTAAAAATCAATTAA